One window of Ziziphus jujuba cultivar Dongzao chromosome 5, ASM3175591v1 genomic DNA carries:
- the LOC107403679 gene encoding very-long-chain aldehyde decarbonylase CER1 produces the protein MASKPGILSDWPWKPLGSFKYMILAPWAIQNTYSYMFKANEKERDLSHFLILPLLLWRFLHNQIWITLSRYRTTKGNNRILDRGLEFDQVDRERNWDDQILLNGILLYVVSKTVKRASNLPLWRADGVVMTILLHVGPVEFLYYWLHRALHHHFLYSRYHSHHHSSIVTEPITSVIHPFGEHLAYFVLFATPILTTLFTGTVSIASYTGYITFIDFMNNMGHCNFELVPIWLFSIFPPLKYLMYTPSFHSLHHTQFRTNYSLFMPIYDYIYGTMDKSSDSLYETSLKREEEVPDVVHLTHLTTPESIYHLRLGFASLASKPHTSSKWYLWLMWPVTMWTMMLAWIYGRTFVVERHRFDKLKLQTWSIPKYKFQYSLQWQNQFINGLIEEAILEAEEKGVKVLSLGLLNQSEELNRYGRLYVEKNPKLKVKLVDGSSLEVAVVLNNIPKGTTQVLLRGKLTKVAYALALALCQTGVQVATVNEDEYLKLNKSLTTNLSCASKLVLSKCSSQKIWLVGDELSDEEQLKASKGTIFIPFSQFPPKKLRKDCFYHYTPAMVTPTSLENLHSCENWLPRRVMSAWRIAGLVHALEGWNEHECGNNDTISNNIDKIWEATLQHGFQPIMNFN, from the exons ATGGCATCAAAGCCCGGAATCCTTTCTGACTGGCCATGGAAGCCTCTTGGAAGTTTTAAG TACATGATATTGGCACCATGGGCGATTCAGAACACATACTCATACATGTTTAAAGCgaatgagaaagagagagacctGTCTCATTTCCTGATTTTACCACTTCTATTATGGAGATTTCTTCACAACCAGATTTGGATCACTCTTTCTCGTTACCGAACCACCAAAGGTAACAATCGGATCCTAGATAGAGGTCTCGAATTCGACCAAGTTGACAGAGAAAGGAACTG GGACGACCAAATATTgttgaatggaatattgttaTACGTAGTAAGCAAGACAGTGAAACGGGCTTCAAACTTGCCGTTGTGGAGGGCAGATGGAGTGGTCATGACAATTTTGCTTCATGTGGGTCCGGTTGAGTTCCTTTATTACTGGCTCCACAGAGCTCTTCACCACCATTTCCTCTACTCTCGCTATCATTCTCATCACCATTCCTCCATTGTCACCGAGCCCATTACTT CCGTGATTCATCCATTTGGGGAGCACCTAGCGTATTTCGTCCTGTTTGCGACTCCAATTCTGACCACATTGTTCACAGGAACCGTCTCAATAGCATCCTATACTGGTtacataactttcattgatttCATGAACAATATGGGTCACTGCAACTTTGAGCTAGTTCCAATCTGGCTCTTCTCTATATTTCCACCTCTCAAGTACCTTATGTATACTCCATC GTTCCACTCtttgcatcacactcaatttcgaACAAATTACTCCTTGTTTATGCCAATCTATGACTACATATATGGAACAATGGACAAATCTTCGGATTCTCTGTATGAGACTTCACTTAAAAGAGAGGAGGAAGTGCCAGATGTCGTGCATCTAACCCATCTAACAACACCAGAATCGATCTACCATCTGCGGTTGGGATTTGCCTCGTTGGCCTCTAAGCCCCACACATCATCAAAATGGTACCTATGGTTAATGTGGCCAGTGACAATGTGGACCATGATGTTGGCTTGGATTTATGGTCGCACTTTTGTGGTTGAGAGGCATCGTTTTGATAAACTCAAATTGCAAACTTGGTCTATTCCCAAATACAAGTTCCAG TACTCCTTGCAATGGCAAAATCAATTTATCAACGGCTTGATTGAGGAAGCCATACTTGAAGCAGAGGAAAAGGGTGTTAAAGTGTTAAGTCTAGGTCTCTTGAACCAG aGTGAGGAGTTGAATAGATACGGAAGGCTTTATGTGGAAAAGAATCCAAAGCTGAAAGTTAAGTTGGTGGATGGAAGTAGCCTAGAAGTGGCTGTAGTTCTAAACAATATACCAAAAGGGACTACCCAAGTTCTTCTTAGAGGCAAACTTACCAAGGTCGCGTACGCCCTTGCCTTGGCTCTGTGCCAAACGGGTGTCCAg GTAGCTACAGTGAATGAGGATGAGTATCTGAAGCTTAACAAATCATTGACTACCAATTTATCATGTGCAAGTAAATTGGTTCTCTCAAAATGTTCTTCTCAGAAg ATATGGCTAGTGGGAGATGAATTGAGCGATGAAGAGCAGTTAAAGGCTTCGAAGGGAACAATATTTATTCCATTCTCCCAATTCCCACCTAAGAAATTGCGCAAAGACTGCTTCTACCACTACACACCAGCAATGGTTACTCCTACATCTCTTGAGAATCTACACTCTTGTGAG AATTGGTTGCCAAGAAGGGTGATGAGTGCATGGCGTATAGCAGGGCTGGTGCATGCCTTGGAAGGTTGGAATGAACATGAATGTGGGAACAACGACACCATCTCCAACAATATTGACAAAATCTGGGAAGCAACTCTTCAACATGGGTTTCAGCCTATCATGAATTTCAACTAA